A part of Coregonus clupeaformis isolate EN_2021a unplaced genomic scaffold, ASM2061545v1 scaf2288, whole genome shotgun sequence genomic DNA contains:
- the LOC121532527 gene encoding stromal membrane-associated protein 1-like — protein MVSDFSYVVLTVFASFFQASSSTPASTPTQPPAATPSSGSTQGDLDLFSETGGGVGIKGEDTGAKKHLSKDSILSLYGNSSMPQMPQHQQAPPAGIYMNPAQMQFPVGIPQQQVPTGYQAFPGMGTGMPPTTVMGAMMAQSGAAMMGPNTGMMVGMTMPNGFMGQAPAAGMVGMAPRMMGVPQGGMPAGMVPAQGMQGMYAVQPGQQGQWNMGQMNQQMSGMSLNGAGGGMAFGQPASTMGGWAASPSGQTLSTQLWK, from the exons ATGGTTAGCGACTTTTCTTACGTAGTTCTTACAGTTTTTGCTTCCTTCTTCCAGGCTAGCTCCAGTACCCCAGCCAGCACCCCAACACAACCCCCAGCAGCAACCCCATCCTCAGGCTCTACCCAGGGAGACCTGGACCTGTTCAGTGAGACTGGTGGTGGAGTTGGCATTAAGGGGGAGGACACCGGGGCCAAGAAACACCTCTCCAAGGACTCCATCCTGTCCCTGTATGGGAACAGCAGTATGCCTCAGATGCCCCAGCACCAGCAGGCCCCGCCTG CTGGTATATACATGAACCCCGCCCAGATGCAGTTTCCAGTAGGCATCCCCCAGCAGCAGGTCCCCACTGGCTACCAGGCCTTTCCTGGCATGGGCACGGGCATGCCCCCCACCACCGTCATGGGTGCCATGATGGCTCAGAGCGGAGCCGCCATGATGGGACCCAACACAGGCATGATGGTTGGCATGACGATGCCCAACGGTTTCATGGGACAAGCGCCTGCGGCCGGGATGGTTGGCATGGCTCCGAGGATGATGGGGGTACCCCAGGGGGGGATGCCCGCGGGTATGGTGCCCGCTCAGGGCATGCAGGGGATGTATGCCGTCCAGCCTGGGCAGCAGGGCCAGTGGAACATGGGACAG aTGAACCAGCAGATGTCAGGGATGAGTCTGAACGGTGCCGGAGGGGGCATGGCCTTCGGTCAGCCTGCCTCCACCATGGGAGGCTGGGCCGCTTCACCCTCCGGTCAGACACTCAGCACACAGCTCTGGAAGTGA